One part of the Symphalangus syndactylus isolate Jambi chromosome 1, NHGRI_mSymSyn1-v2.1_pri, whole genome shotgun sequence genome encodes these proteins:
- the SFMBT1 gene encoding scm-like with four MBT domains protein 1, which produces MNGEQQLDADAGSGMEEVELSWEDYLEETGSTAVPYGSFKHVDTRLQNGFAPGMKLEVAVRTDPETYWVATIITTCEQLLLLRYDGYGEDRRADFWCDIRKADLYPIGWCEQNKKTLEAPEGIRDKVSDWDEFLRQTLLGACSPPVPLLEGLRNGRNPLDLIAPGSRLECQAFQDSLSTWIVTVVENIGGRLKLRYEGLESSDNYEHWLYYLDPFLHHVGWAAQQGYELQPPSAIRHLKNEAEWQEILAKVKEEEEEPLPSYLFKDKQVIGVHTFSVNMKLEAVDPWSPFGISPATVVKVFDEKYFLVEMDDLRPENHARRSFVCHADSPGIFPVQWSLKNGLHISPPPGYPSQDFDWADYLKQCGAEAAPQRCFPPLISEHEFKENMKLEAVNPILPEEVCVATITAVRGSYLWLQLEGSKKPIPECIVSVESMDIFPLGWCETNGHPLSTPRRARVHKQRKIAVVQPEKQVPSSRTVHEGLRNQELNCTESVMINGKYCCPKIYFNHRCFSGPYLNKGRIAELPQCVGPGNCVLVLREVLTLLINAAYKPSRVLRELQLDKDSVWHGCGEVLKAKYKGKSYRATVEIVKTADRVTEFCRQTCIKLECCPNLFGPRMVLDKCSENCSVLTKTKYTHYYGKKKNKRIGRPPGGHSNLACALKKASKRRKRRKNVFVHKKKRSSASVDNTPAGSPQGSGGEDEDDPDEGDDDSLSEGSTSEQQDELQEESEMSEKKSCSSSPTQSEISTSLPPDRQRRKRELRTFSFSDDENKPPSPKEIRIEVAERLHLDSNPLKWSVADVVRFIRSTDCAPLARIFLDQEIDGQALLLLTLPTVQECMDLKLGPAIKLCHHIERIKFAFYEQFAN; this is translated from the exons GTGGACACACGTTTGCAAAATGGATTTGCTCCTGGGATGAAGCTGGAGGTGGCTGTGAGAACAGATCCTGAAACCTACTGGGttgccaccatcatcaccacctgtGAGCAGTTGCTCCTTCTCCGTTATGATGGCTATGGGGAGGATCGGAGAGCAGATTTCTGGTGTGACATCAGGAAGGCTGATCTCTACCCCATTGGGTGGTGTGAGCAGAATAAGAAGACCCTTGAAGCCCCAGAAG GCATCAGAGATAAAGTATCTGACTGGGATGAGTTTCTGCGGCAGACCCTGCTAGGAGCATGTAGTCCTCCTGTTCCGCTGCTAGAGGGC CTCCGTAATGGGAGGAATCCCTTAGATCTCATTGCTCCAGGATCCAGACTAGAATGTCAAGCTTTCCAGGACTCTTTAAGCACTTGGATTGTTACCGTAGTAGAAAACATTGGAGGAAGGCTGAAGCTACGTTATGAAGGACTTGAAAGTTCTGACAATTATGAACATTGGTTGTATTACTTGGATCCATTTCTTCATCACGTTGGTTGGGCTGCTCAACAGGGATATGAGCTTCAGCCCCCTTCAG CCATCAGACATCTAAAAAATGAAGCTGAGTGGCAAGAGATTTTGGCCAAagtgaaagaggaagaggaagagccaTTACCATCTTACTTATTTAAG GACAAACAAGTTATTGGCGTTCATACATTCTCTGTAAACATGAAATTGGAAGCTGTAGACCCCTGGTCTCCTTTTGGGATCTCTCCTGCTACAGTTGTTaag GTTTTTGATGAGAAGTACTTTCTGGTGGAAATGGATGACTTGCGTCCTGAGAACCACGCACGGCGATCCTTTGTGTGCCACGCAGACAGTCCTGGCATCTTCCCTGTGCAGTGGAGTCTGAAGAATGGCCTACACATCAGCCCCCCTCCAG GCTACCCAAGCCAGGACTTTGACTGGGCTGACTACCTCAAACAGTGTGGTGCTGAAGCTGCTCCCCAGAGGTGCTTCCCTCCG TTAATTTCTGAACATGAATTTAAGGAGAACATGAAGCTCGAGGCGGTGAACCCCATTCTCCCTGAAGAAGTGTGTGTTGCTACCATCACTGCAGTGAGAGGCTCCTACCTGTGGCTCCAGCTGGAGG GTTCTAAGAAGCCTATACCTGAATGTATTGTAAGTGTGGAATCCATGGATATATTTCCTTTGGGCTGGTGTGAAACCAACGGCCACCCCCTCAGCACTCCTCGCCGAGCACGAG TACATAAACAGAGGAAAATTGCAGTGGTTCAGCCAGAAAAACA AGTACCATCCTCGAGGACTGTCCACGAGGGCCTGAGGAATCAGGAGCTGAACTGCACAGAGTCAG TTATGATTAATGGAAAATATTGCTGTCCAAAGATATACTTCAACCACCGTTGCTTCTCAGGGCCATATCTTAACAAAGGAAGAATTGCTGAGCTGCCTCAATGTGTGGGACCTGGGAACTGTGTTCTGGTCCTTAGAGAG GTCCTCACTTTACTTATCAATGCAGCCTACAAACCCAGCCGTGTCCTTCGGGAGCTCCAGCTGGACAAAGACTCTGTGTGGCACGGATGTGGGGAAGTCCTAAAAGCCAA atataaaggaaagagttatCGGGCTACTGTTGAGATAGTGAAAACAGCAGATCGGGTGACTGAATTCTGCCGGCAAACCTGTATCAAACTGGAATGCTGTCCTAACCTCTTCGGTCCACGGATGGTTCTGGATAAGTGTTCTGAGAACTGTTCTGTACTTACAAAGACCAAATACA CACACTATTacggaaagaagaaaaataaaagaattgggAGGCCACCTGGTGGGCATAGTAACTTAGCTTGTGCCCTGAAAAAAGCCAGTAAGAGGAGAAAGAGGCGGAAAAATGTTTTTGTTCATAAGAAGAAACGCTCTTCTGCATCTGTTGATAATACCCCAGCGGGCTCTCCCCAG GGAAGTGGGGGTGAAGATGAGGATGACCCAGATGAAGGGGATGATGATTCCCTAAGTGAAGGCAGTACATCCGAGCAGCAGGATGAGCTACAGGAAGAATCAGAAATGTCAGAAAAAAAGTCATGCTCCTCTTCTCCCACCCAAAGTGAGATATCCACATCGCTGCCTCCAGATAGACAAAGGAGAAAAAGGGAGCTTCGCACCTTTTCATTTTCTGACGATGAAAATAAACCTCCTTCACCAAAg GAAATAAGGATCGAAGTTGCTGAAAGGCTTCACCTGGACAGTAACCCCTTGAAGTGGAGTGTGGCAGACGTTGTGCGGTTCATCAGATCCACTGACTGTGCTCCATTAGCAAGAATATTCCTAGACCAG GAAATTGATGGGCAGGCCCTGTTGCTCCTTACCCTTCCCACTGTTCAAGAATGCATGGACTTAAAATTGGGCCCTGCCATCAAACTTTGCCATCACATAGAGAGGATCAAGTTTGCTTTTTATGAGCAGTTTGCCAACTGA